Below is a genomic region from Helianthus annuus cultivar XRQ/B chromosome 2, HanXRQr2.0-SUNRISE, whole genome shotgun sequence.
TTTGTTTTTACGATTTTATACATCTGATTGTTTTAtgttcttcatcatcttttaatcgcaacatcttttaatcatatATTGTTCATATCTTCTTTCATCATCTTTAAATTGAAATACATTGTTTTTTGGATTCcattggattccagataaaacaccatgacttgaatcatagtcaatgtctgcagatgtttaaaacaccacgccatgaacaatgtctccagatgtttaaaacaccacgcaatgaacaatgtctccagataaaacaccatgacttgaatcatagtcatggtgttttaaaatctgggaatgttttgtattgattgtccagatgttaatacaccatggatgtaatcacaatacaatgttttttggattccagataaaacaccatgacctgaatcatagtcaatgtctccagatgtttaaaacaccacgccatgaacaatgtctccagataaaacaccatgacttgaatcatagttaatgtctccagatgtttaaaacaccacgccatgaacaatgtctccagatgtttaaaacaccacgctatAAACAATgactccagataaaacaccatgacttgaatcatagtcaatttatccagatgtttaaaacaccacgctatgaacaatgtctccagatgtttaaaacaccacgccatgaacaatgtctccagataaaacaccatgacttgaatcatagtcaatttatccagatgtttaaaacaccacgccatgaatctgattacagttcttcTAAATGTAAAACACCACGCCTTGAATCTTATATAAAACAACGAGGCTTCCGATTTAGATCTTGGTCATTAATtccgatatttaaggaaaaaggagtgaatgtaggtgtttttggttgtgtaggatacggttaccatatttgaaacattgaaaaagacaccattgcccttcaattttacataaggtccctctaattaaaacacaatttacatttttataccctattgatctcaaccattagatcaaatatccaatggtttaaaacacttcttacttacatttttataccctattgatctcaaccattagatcaaatatccaatggtttaaaacacttcttacccttctcacattttaaacactttttaccatatccctacctatatatatatatatatatatatatatatatatatataatacacatatgaatgtaagaaacataaaatttaaaaatatgtactttaaatcccaaaatttagtatTTTAccgttgttctttttgttctcgcaatagttAGTGTTCTCTAATGATCCTCATCcttatttcatatatatatatattgtttatcTTTTTGGTGTGCCCTTTTTATTGTTTTAATATTAGGATTTACCGTTTGTGATGCTTCAGTCATGATAAAATCAGTTAAGGTATCAATTCTGATATTTAATTGTAGCAACATTAACGTCTTTAAATGCTACAACAGTTATTCTGTATTACTATATTATGATCAAATACAAAAGGCAACATAAATAAGAAGGATTCTAGTCCGTTCATATTATATTTGGAGGGTTGAGATTAGTTTTAGGGAAAAGAAAATAATGGAAGGGCATAAAAGGAAGCTTACATTTATTGACtatctctctccacatgcaaggcacatgccaaTGGTAACTGCACCTTTTGATGATACATGTTGGATTCTACAAATTGAAGATGTTCAAGGGATTTTGTGTAAATGTTGAATAGTTAGAAGTATTATGTCTGTGTTTATGATCTAGTCCGAATTTATGTAATGTAAAGGAGTCTTAATATAGATAAATTTGGACCTCCTTGTTTCTTTTGAGTTTGTCAGAGTTTATTTGATAATGTTTAATGTTATTTCTGAATATGTTTGTTATATTCGGACTTAGCTTGTCGAACTTATAGAGCCCGAACTTTGTCTTGTAGTTATACTTGGTGAATGAATGCAAGACATACGACTTTTGAGATTTATCTTTCTGTTCAAGTTTCTCTCTAGTGTGTGAAACGAAACCCTAATTACTGTGTGTTCTTTGTGTGTGTATTGGTAATCTGTGAATACTTGGTGGATTCACAGATTGACACTCATCTCTgttcttctacaccttctgtcTCGTGACCTACGCATCGGTACGCATCGTGTGGTGGATTTTGCACACCGCGTGAGTCGGTTATTCAAGTTAGTGATCCTGCACGAGTGTTCTAGGTCCGTAGGTGGGCTTACACCAACTCCCCCATCAACTTAAAATgtttataactttttcatacgacatctATTTTCAAAAAAATTCACCATAATAACAACGAGcctttttttatctttaatatgagtatgatattattatataaatataaaataaaataattcaCTTTTACTGGGTTTTATTTGTATTTTGTTATAAGGTTGTGCTCATTGTGTCTTTCAACTGGGTTTTGGTTCTTACGTTTTTAACTAAGGTTTTATACAGTGTGCtattatcaaaacttataacacaatgttaatttggaTTCTGTCCATTGCATTTTTATTCAGAACCTATAACAAATtgtatgacacaatgaagattgtgttatatttgggttttctatacattgtgttataggtaCTGGTCATTATGTTTATTCTGCTAGCCATTGTGTTTTAatctgttgtccattgtgtttttgttttgttattcattgtgttttaatcttttgttcattgtgttttacgttatgtccattgtgtTTAGTCTGTTATCCATtatgtcttttatctgttgtcatcgattgtgtttttggtctactttccattgtgtttttaggttgatactcattgtgttttaTATTATGTCTATTGTGTAATATGCAACTAGGTTTTCTCACTGTGTTGTACACTATGTCCATTGTGGAATACGTAACTGGATTTTCTCACTGTGTTTTACATTACGTCCATTGTGTAATGCGCAACTGTGTTTTCAAATTCTTTTTTTAAAGTATAACAATAGAGTACTCATATTAAAGGTAAAAAGACGCTCGatgatatagttttttttttaaaacaaatgaCGTATAAAAAGTTACGGACGTTTAAAAAATAGGGGGAAAAAGCATGTGACTTGTATGTGAATAATCTTTTTATTCTCTTTGACAAAATTGTCCTTCCCACTTGATTTCTTCTTAAACACTTGTTACTCTATAATGCCTTGTTACATTTCTTATTTTTGAATCCCTTTGTATTATAACTCAACCCCTTGATTACTAACCATATAAGTCTAAATGTTATAACAATTATAGTTGGCCAGTATTGTAATAATTATAAATTATGGCATCTTTGAACAAATTTGATAAGCTCAGAATAACATAAACCGGGAATTTTACCACGTACACCGCAGCGTATCGGTACAGTACTCGCACTCGGTATGGTCGTCAAAGAAGGGAAAAACGATATTGATCTTTGAGGGCTGCATGAGAGCTTTATTTATTAAAGTTCAGCGGCGTAAACGAAAAGGTAAACTAAAAGAcaaaagttttgtataaaaaagaGGTTGTCACGTGGCATCATGAGACATGGTTATGTAATAATGCAATACAAATACCCATCCATTGCCATCTCTAAGACTATGGGGTGtggggggcttgggttgggggtaTTGCTCGATACGTGGCACTTGTGGGCTCCACCAGTCCACACCCAAAAAAGTGGGGTATGGAAGGGTCGTGGGTTAGCGGCGTGGGGGTGCCATGTGGAtcgaattttttttatattaatcaTAGAATATAATAAAGTAATTTGAAATAActacaataaaaaaatacattataacaacaaaaaaaaaatcaatcaatcatcttcatcttcatcatcttcaatggAGTCGAATATAGGAAGTGTCGAAACATGTTCTACCAAATTAGCTCGAAGGTTTGAATTTATTTGTCTCGACTCGATTAGATTTTGGTTTTGCGCTCTCTCTTCGTTATAATGTCTTTGTTATTTGATTCAGTCTCCTCGCTATAATATTCAATTATTGCACGCCCTTCATCCTCTAAAATCATGTTGTGTAGAATGATGCACGCGTACATCACGTTTtttatttgatctttttcatacaATCGACAAGGCATGCTCAAAATGCGCCACCTTTTCTGCAAAACACCAAATGCTCTCTCGACGTCTTTGTGTGCCGCCATTTGAACTTTGTTAAACTTTATTCTTCTAGGATCTAGGGTTCTCTCTCTTGACAATGATTTCACAAAAACAGCCCACTCAGGGTAAATTTCATCAACAAGATAGTACCCATACTTGTATTCAACATTATTTACAGTAAATGTTCCTTTTGGTCCAACATCATTTATTAGATCATTGAAAAGGGCGCGAGTGATGTATAATGTTTATATCgttatgtgaacctggcataccaAAGAATGCATGTCAGATCCAAAGATCTTGTGTTGCAACAGCTTCAAGCATCATAATCGGCATTCCCTGATATCCGCTTGTGTGAGAGCCTTGCCATTCAGTTGGACAAAGTTCCCActcccatttcatacaatctaaactacctaaCATCCCGGGGAGACCATGATATTCAGCGTGATGTTTCAAAAGTTGTTGCATATCACTAAACGTTGGTTTTCTCAAGTATCTTTTCATATATAGTTCAATGATATACGCACAAAAATTGTGAAGACTTTCCCTAGCCACTCGTGCCGACATTCTTAAATAGTCATCCATTATGTCGGAACTATTGTCATAAGCCAATTGTCTTAGGgcggccgtgaccttttgccacATGGTATATCCGATCTTACCATGCGCATCGGGTCTTTGTTGGAAATAAGGATAATTATCCGCTAAATCCTTTGAtattcttaaaaataaatttttacgCATACGAAAACAAtgcctaaacattttttcatcatacaTTGGTTGGGGTGAGAAATAATCGCTTACCAGCAAACCGTTTGCGGTTTCGCGTTCACGAACTATGTACTTCCTCCGTTTGGGTTAGGGTTGGGAAGTCCCTTCACCTGAATCTTCAACAATAGCTTTCACGACCGTCACCACTGTTGATAATAATATTTCCGCTCCGTCGTCGGATGAGGATGACAAAACAAATCTATCATACAAATCGCTTGAACTTGAAGAATCcattgtatatatttttttggaggttggtagtggtttttgaattttttttatagtAAAAATGGTAAGTATTGTTTGATATATATAGATTATaaataaaagattttttttaaataattgttggccaacggctatgccTAACGGCTATTGCGAAACAGCCAATACTAGCCAGCCAAGTCAGCTCTccccatcccccccccccatGCCAGGCTTCAAAGCCACGCTAGCGAGGCAACGCCGTGGCCAATGCTGGCACGGTGTGGGCTCGCCAACTTGCCTGCCATCCCCCGCCTCATAAAACGCCCCACTCCCCACAGTCTAAGGCTAAATGGTGTAGGATAAAGCCTCTTGTTCCACGTCAGCGCCAACTAAACAAGGGCTCCATTGTTAACTTGTTTGTAGTGGGATAAAACCCCATAAAGCCCTTGTCATCATTACtaaactatttatttttttaattttgatttttaaattaataaacattatataaacaaataaatataaaaacaatatttaaaaataaaacggtCAACTAAACTAGAATAAAAACGATGACAACCAAACTTAATTAATATATAGAAATTTAAAACAAACGACTAAATTGTTAAAATAAGCATGCAAAAATCTTCAAGCCGCAAGATGACGGAAGTTTCTGCCCTGATTTAGTTGGTAGTCGGCACGTGCCGCCTCAATCGCTTGCTCTTCAGTTATACACTCTTCGCGGTTCATGGCAAGTTGGAAGAGCATCTCAAAAACCGAGCAATTGGCTCGCATCAAAATAAACCTTCCAGTAATGTGATTCAAGTTATGATTGTTTGCACCCACTTATTGGCGAAAGTGCGTCAAAATCGCATTCCAAGTAGCAACATGATCTGGAGGTTGCCCTTGCTCCACAACATGCACCCAACTTGTAGCCAAAACAATGTCCTCTTCCTTGGTCCATCGGATCACCATAGAATGGTTGAAAGTGTGATAGAGATGATTGAAATTGTAGTGAAAATGGTGGTGAGTTGTGGTAAAAAATGGTGAAGATTGAGGATTTATACAGGGAATGTGGGGATAAActttgaattttttattttatttttaaatttgttACATATTaatggtaaaaaaaaaacaattactaCCCTCACTAGCCGTTGGCGCTCGCCAACCAACTCACGAAAGCATCGatagcccccccccccctctttaaCATTACCGGGACGGTGTGCGGGGCACCATCGTGCCTAAGTGTGCGGAGCCCCATCGTGCCTAAGTGGCATGGGGCGCCACCCATCACCGTTCAGCCTAATTGCCATTCCCACTTTGGAGATTTCTGTAATTGAAAATTGTTTTTGACGGAATTACTTAACAAAACCAAACAGGAGTAACATAGTTTACAAAGAGTAACATAGTTTTACAAAGAGAGACAGTATATAAGGTGGCATGCTCATAAGCTATATATTGTATGCCACATATCGTCatcgttattattattattctataCAGATATGAAACATAAAACAAGGAAAAAAGTGTCAAGAAGGCATAAAGCGTTCAAATAAGCTCCCAAATGAAAAGCTGGGTTTATTACTTGCCTGGGGCTGGGTCGCGTTTGAAGTCGAAGGAGATCTCTTCACGTTAAGCATCATTGTGTGTCCGATTTCCTTTCTGAGTCGTTCGATAGTTTTCATGTCCACCGGATTCCCGGAGGCATCTCTTACATAAAAAATGTTGACAGCTTGTTCCCCGACTGTTGTAACACCCGCTCTCGACACTGACAGACCGTTTTCCCGCAGGACTCGTGTTACTTCTGAAAGCAATCCAACACGGTCTTTTGCACATAGCTCCAAACTAAGaccctttattattattatgcaACAGTCAACACGAGGTTATTGCTCAATAACACCAATGTGTTACATAATATGCTACTTGGCTACATTTGTTTTGGGCCGTGTCTtatgttaaacgggtcaaatcGAAACAATTTACTAAAAGGGTAATGTAATGGGCTGAAAAGTCTAAAAGATTGTTACCTCGCTTACTCTTCGCAGAATTGCAGCCTCAAGACACCTGATGACTCTTTCCTCCTCTCCTTGAGTGTTGACAGGGGAGCCATCCATATGACGGATATAATACTCCTAAATATAAAAGATTTAAAGTTGATTTTGGAAGATCAAAATAACATTGTGTTAGCAAATAAATGATACCTGTGTTGCATAGGGGGTATCAGATGATATGGTAGCATGAAAAACAACATATTGCATGTCTGTGAGGGTGCATACAATATCAAACATAAGTTTGGGCCGATCTCTACACCTTACAGTGACCACCGAGTAATCCTTCTCTGAACACCGATCAACTGAAATCTTGAGCTCTTCAGCCTCAGCTTTGACTTCATAATCCATTTCAGCAAACAACATCTGGTGTAATCGGCGGTCAATATGAGTCAAACCCATTGAGAAATTAGCATGAGCAGCGACTTTATCATCGTCACCTCCTCCGCACACACGAAGGATATTCTTAAGCTGTTCTTCCATAGCAGACAATCGGGCAGGATCGTGAGAGTGAGTGGTGGTATCGTCATTTAAATAAACGACACAGGCTATTCTTCTATTGTGTGTCCAGACTTCAGCAGCTGCCACATTGAATTGTTGGTTTGCAATTACGGCTGAGATCTCAGATAACAGACCTGGCCGGTCTCTTCCAACAAGCTCAATGGCTGTGTTTGAGTGCACCCCAACCCTCTTTGCTGACCATGACTTGCTTTCGTCTGCCGTCTGCCCTTTTGGCCCCAGAGCCTAACAACAATtaccaataataataataataataataccagGGCTACTAAATTAGTTTTGACTTTTAAATTTTGGCAATTTATTCACATGTTTTAtacaagtttatttttttttttcatttacttgTGCAATTCTTGATTTATTGTCCTGGGGAAAATTTGGTTGGGACAGCATAGAGACAAGgatgcgtttttttttttttgtttcagttTTCTAACTTTGCATGTCCCTGGAGAAACAAATAAACCCAAATATACCTAAAAAGGTAAGGAGATAACAAAGAAGGAATAGAAAGGATAAAGAAATTAAAAATcagtttatattttatatttttaattaataattaaaataaataaactagaGCAACACAAATACGATATCAGATACATCAACATATTAAAGGTTTTTAATGAAAGcacataatatatatttatatatatgtgtgtgtgcgtggAAAGAGAGAGTTAAAAGGTATTGTTAGTAAAGATTCTTGACtaatatatatagagagagtgAGAGAATAGAATTGTAAAGGGATTCCTAAGAAAGAATCTTCACTCTGCTCATACCACCAACCCCTTTATCATCTAATAAAAGAGAAAAATAAAGACCCTCTGATTACAAAATAACCAATTAAGATAACATTTACTGCAAAAACTAGATTCTTTTCAAATTTTAAAGCTAGTGTTTCAGAGCACTCAACTGGTTAAAATAATGAGTAAAAAGAGTTTTGTTCAGAACGGGTAAGAGTACTTTGGGTTAAGTTTGGATCATTTGCTACCCAATCTGACCCATTCCATTTTCAACCAAGCCTTCAAAGTTTACACCTCTCACTTGTTAGACATCAAATACCATCCAATCCGCCACCTCTGAATGATCTATTTATGCCATAATGAAAGATATAAGTCGAAGAGAAGACATACCTTTTCTATGTATTCAATGGTCATATTGTCAGTTATCTTTTTTCCTTGTTGGTCAGTCACATGAAACACTGTACAGGAAAGATAATCATCAATCACTTTATGATGCTATGTTGAAGTTTGATTGTAAAATGTGTGCATGCATACCATCCATGAACCATCCTCCATCAGAGGAAATGTAGGCTTTAGTAATAATAAGATCAAGGTCTGCAAGAATTTGAACCACTTCCAGCAATATTCCTGGCTTGTTTACACTGTCGACCTGCATAAAAATCCACCTACACTCAGTCTAACAAATTATTATAGCTTATgataaagcaaaaaaaaaaaaaaaaaaaaaaaacattttgtgTTTCTGGGAAACCGAAACTTATAGCCTTTTGGTAGCATAAAGATGTAAAATGAGACGCTTATGGCCATTAGTATGCTGTCTAATCATGTGATTTCTGTCTTCCAGATCACCGAATATTACTACTCAAGGTTTTGTGACAAGAAATCGCAAAGGCAGGTTATCATCATATAAGATATCATGATATTTCATAATTTCAATGTAGAAAGTATCCTAATATCAACCACGGTAGACAAAGTTGCTATACAAGCATTATCTTGTGGTTGTTAAATACCAGAGGGTATCAAAGAGCGTAGTAAAGGTGTTCCTCCCCAAGTGGTTGTATGTACCACTTGTGTTAAATAAAGAGCATTTATTTATTGATGATAAATGAGTGAACAGATTACCTTAACTAAAGTACATTCTCTACAACCATCATTATCCACGGAAACCCTGCATACACAGAACAAGTGTGGGTAGAATCAGAagaaagataaaaaaataaaaaaaataaaaacttactTCGTCTAGGATGCATAGTGTGCGTAAAATCCACACAAAAGGATTTTGAGAGAGAACCTTGGAGGGTTTATTCGTATGCTTAAGGTCTCGTAGTCAGGGTCAAAGTAAGGCAATCCTCCTGGGGCCATTGATTTATGGAGATATCACCCTCTGTTGATGTTTGTAGTTACATAACTTTCACTGCAAATGGCAGATCACATGCTGAAAACTTCCTTCACTGCCTATGAATAATAGACACTTTAATAACTAAACCATACAATACAAATCTCAAAATATCATGAGTAAGAAAATGGGATACATAAGCATAGCAATACCTTTACTCTAGtcaaggtttaaaagaacggatACGAGTTttgaggcgttttcccttcgcctcacgaggcgtaagcctcaAGGCGAACCGAGGcggaattaaaaaaataaatataaaaattgtatatcttataaaaataataatactaactaaattcatcatcaaaatgatcaaaaacacacataaagaagacataaattgcttgaaattgacacaaaaattcaaaaacaagtACCAAAAACCCCTGAGGCGCAGCCCTTTTAGCGCCTCAGCCCCTTTGAGGCGCACATACAACATAACTCCCCTGAGGCGCGCCTCATAATCGTTTCTTGGGcgtttcgcctcgaggcgcgCATTGAGGCGCACGCCACAGCCGTTTTTTTAAAACTATGACTCTAGTTATTCATCCAACCTAGGATCATGTATAGGAATTTGGCATATTAACTAACTTTGTCGCTCCTTTTCATATCTAAATAGTTGAACTCGTCTTATACATAGTTTCTTAGGACATTTTTTTTTCTGAATAACCAATTATTTCTTACAATACAACAAAGACCAAGACCCTTGATGTCAAATTACAAACTTTTTAAGGATAGGAATCTGTAAAGAATTCGCTTTTACAGCAACACCTTAGCCAAATGAGACACGATTTCAGTTTAACCGATGCGAGTTTAATTAATCACACATCCAAACAGCCTTTACATGAAAAGGAAAATGGGTTGTAGTAGTAGTTAGTTAGCTATAAGTTTTATTGGAAATAAAAAAGATGGTATGGTATGGCAGGTGAAACACATAGGATAAGGAGGGTGCTTGCTTCCCAcctcatacatacatacatacatgccaTATGACAAGGAAGGAAGGCGATAAAAGGTCGGTCCCTTTTAGGTTAGTGATGACAGCCGTATGATTTGGCCCTCACATGACCATGACAATCATACTGCCACCGGTGGTGTTTGTTTGTACAGCAAGCAACGGCCAACAACAGATATGAATCAAGTGAACTACCTAACTAACAAAAGCAATCAGCTTCTCATATGTTAATAATTATTATGAACAAAAACACCACTCTCCTCCAGCAACCTAAACATTCTACAGATCTCATTCATTACCAGATAAACAGAATGAATCGTGCAGAAAATTAAAAGAGAATTGGACGAACCTTTTGATCGCCGTTAGTGGAATCAAGTCGAAGCATATGAAAAAGTAGAAAAgggacacacacacacacacaaattcTTGGTGCTTTCGACGTCGGAAGAGCACTTATATATACCAGTGCTCCTTCCACTCTCTCACCCTTCCcatattctctctctctctctctctacatataCATGTGTATCTCTATCTCgatgtattatttatttatttatttattttattgcaGGCAGCCTTGGCGCGGGTCTGTAGGAAAATGAAAAACAGAAATATTAACATGTTTCCATGAGGGGTTTTTTGAGTAAAGTGCACCTCGTCGAGTTAACACGTATATCATCAAATCACATTTCCGTTCTAAACCcatgaaaatataaaaaattaatcGCATAACCAGTTTCATACCCCATTACGGGACCTCATACCCATCCAAGATGTTTCAGATTTTAGGTTTATAAAACGAGTTCAGGCTCGATTAACATCCCTAACCAATGGTTCATATTGTATGTCTAAATTATGGATTTTTTTTCTTTAAGTAGGATAAACTACCTTACTGATCCAAAGTTATGAATAAACTTAAAACAAATGGTCTCTATGAATGGACGATTAACTTTTTTTGTTAAATGGtgtgaccaaaatacccttattattataaattaaaaaataaataaaacctaaaagtaaatataaaaatttatctAATACCCCTtctgtgacactcgaggtttttccgaacgatcaccttgtaatattttgtgtatatgattattattaaatgaaaacgtgatcctttgtgcattttatgtgttgtatgtattatatatgtagtatagatatataatagagccgagaccacgacccgagaccatgactcgcaaccgggcggttgcgagtgggccactcggtctcgagtgggccgttgagccgaaaccggtttgggccgaaacccccaagcccaacccgaaacatccccttgtatatatatcccacctttcccccacttcttccattttacacacacaaacactcctcaaactctctcaactagaaaccctcaacaacacaccccaatcccttcctattttcggttcaagcaaagatcccggacaagaaactcggtcaagactatcactcggacattccatcttcttggttctcttttctttgttttcggctcctcctctcataaccggttagtgctatcttgtgggttatcttttgtgtataagatgtatgtatgttgtatgaacta
It encodes:
- the LOC110916557 gene encoding ACT domain-containing protein ACR3 isoform X1 encodes the protein MAPGGLPYFDPDYETLSIRINPPRVSVDNDGCRECTLVKVDSVNKPGILLEVVQILADLDLIITKAYISSDGGWFMDVFHVTDQQGKKITDNMTIEYIEKALGPKGQTADESKSWSAKRVGVHSNTAIELVGRDRPGLLSEISAVIANQQFNVAAAEVWTHNRRIACVVYLNDDTTTHSHDPARLSAMEEQLKNILRVCGGGDDDKVAAHANFSMGLTHIDRRLHQMLFAEMDYEVKAEAEELKISVDRCSEKDYSVVTVRCRDRPKLMFDIVCTLTDMQYVVFHATISSDTPYATQEYYIRHMDGSPVNTQGEEERVIRCLEAAILRRVSEGLSLELCAKDRVGLLSEVTRVLRENGLSVSRAGVTTVGEQAVNIFYVRDASGNPVDMKTIERLRKEIGHTMMLNVKRSPSTSNATQPQASNKPSFSFGSLFERFMPS
- the LOC110916557 gene encoding ACT domain-containing protein ACR3 isoform X2, which encodes MDVFHVTDQQGKKITDNMTIEYIEKALGPKGQTADESKSWSAKRVGVHSNTAIELVGRDRPGLLSEISAVIANQQFNVAAAEVWTHNRRIACVVYLNDDTTTHSHDPARLSAMEEQLKNILRVCGGGDDDKVAAHANFSMGLTHIDRRLHQMLFAEMDYEVKAEAEELKISVDRCSEKDYSVVTVRCRDRPKLMFDIVCTLTDMQYVVFHATISSDTPYATQEYYIRHMDGSPVNTQGEEERVIRCLEAAILRRVSEGLSLELCAKDRVGLLSEVTRVLRENGLSVSRAGVTTVGEQAVNIFYVRDASGNPVDMKTIERLRKEIGHTMMLNVKRSPSTSNATQPQASNKPSFSFGSLFERFMPS